The DNA window atataaatatttagcagaaatatatatatatatataatttttttttaatatgaagaAAGTATGTTTGATATGaattaatgtgtttatttaaCAGCTAATATTGTCTATTCGAATTAGATTGATTGAACATGGTCATGCCACCTATTCTAGTCCTCTCAGTAAACTAGTATATTAAACATACCCTCAAATGCCAAATTCGTCAACAAatcattgataatattaataaaaagaatacaGAAAATAAAAAGGCAATGTCTAAAGGAAAAcgattgatatatatatactaacaatttttttaaaattcacgaaagatatatatttttttgaattaaataaagataattattattttattatccaaatctcaaaattataagaaatttcTTGTTAGGTATGTAAATAGTTTGAAAAAACCTaccaatatatttttctacacaaatatatctaATACTtctatgttttgaaaaaaaatattttgtcaaaaaagcaaaactaattatgtttgttttaaaaagttaatcaatttttttttaacttgatctaaaattttattaaaaatcactttttacatccatgtttcatttaaaaaatttcatctaattcaattacacaaatcatataaaataaaaacaaaatcactttCATTCTTTAGTTGGACAATTTTCAAAAGTAATTATTGGTGATATTAGattcaaattaacattaatagtctaattattggtttatttttttaccaaGTTTATTCTCAAGTGGTTAAAATAACCCCCATaatcattaaaatcaaatttaaaatatttgatttttaaataagaaactGGTCACTTAAACTTTATtatgaaaacaaataatatttttttatttttttttaatttaatttagggAACTAGCATAACTTTAAAATTGTGGATTTCACTTCAACTTAAGTGTTGTAAGATATACGTATATCCAAATTATGGATGACAATTCAGGCCGGATTCAAGTTGACTGGCAAGAGCAATACTAACATTAACATAACTTGTTTAGtctttttaatcaaaatctGTAACCTCACATTGATCTATTTATTTGTACTTGATCTAAATCCGACATGATTGATCTCATTGACTTAACTTAACTcaaattcaacaaaatataattaatattatatctcTACACAACAGAAATCAGGTTAAACGAATTAGAATGTCTACTTTGATTCATTTCGGGTTAATCtaattttgacacgtttttaatCAGGTGAACCCAAAATACATATCccaaatctattttttttgttcggTTCGAATTGTGTTTCTGTGTCGGTCATAAATGTGTAGACGTAACTAAAATGAATAATTCAACAATTTTAACCACCAatttctaataaatataaaataaaatgaatttgttacaattttttttaaaagtaaaaaaaaaatatctccaAATATATTCATTCAATTGTCATGTACAAACAAGAGAATTAATTACACACTTTCATCCTCAAAGTGATGGTCAAAATTGTTAACACGATAACACATTGAGAAGAGTAACTCTTTCACGAATCAAACATCTAAAAATTCTATCAAGTCCATCTTCAACATCTTCCATACCCAAATTCAAAGCTTCCAACTTTTCCATTGTATATTTCATCCCACAATCATCATTCTTCTTATCACCACTAAACATTAATTTCTTCAAAACCATTTCCATCTCATCCAATTCAGAACAATCCCCATGTTGTTTCAACACCTTAGAAACCAACGACCATTTCCCCGACCCCGCCGCCGCCGTTCCCGAAACATAACTCAAAAGTGATTGAAACATGAACAAAGTCATCACACTCGTTTCCTTCAACACCCTCATCACAGCCGATTGCAGCTCGTCCCGATCCTCCGATCCATTTTCCGACATGTCGGAAAAGTATTTGAGCTTTGCAGactccttcatcatcttcttcctaGATTGCTGGAAGTTGCTGACGTCACTTCCCAGCCCGGATTTTCTTCTCCGAATTGAAGATTGGATATTCTGCAGACTGTCTTTCAAGACTATAACCAAATCCCTTGTCCCAGAACATACGTCCATGTGCTTGATTGAATCTTCAAGAACTCGATTCAGCCATTCCGGCGACGACTGATTCTGCCTTAGAGCCGTCTGTGTGAGTGGTAATTGAAGAACTTCTTCAA is part of the Impatiens glandulifera chromosome 1, dImpGla2.1, whole genome shotgun sequence genome and encodes:
- the LOC124931817 gene encoding uncharacterized protein LOC124931817, which translates into the protein MANFRKTQHVRSISFPARSHPATIKAEEELNKLKSLMIVSSSSSLKLDGILSGLFGLSELYNSVEEVLQLPLTQTALRQNQSSPEWLNRVLEDSIKHMDVCSGTRDLVIVLKDSLQNIQSSIRRRKSGLGSDVSNFQQSRKKMMKESAKLKYFSDMSENGSEDRDELQSAVMRVLKETSVMTLFMFQSLLSYVSGTAAAGSGKWSLVSKVLKQHGDCSELDEMEMVLKKLMFSGDKKNDDCGMKYTMEKLEALNLGMEDVEDGLDRIFRCLIRERVTLLNVLSC